TAAATAAATATAAGTGGGTATTTTCATCTTAGAAGTGTCCAAAATGTATTCCGTAATCTAAAATCGAGGATAAGGAAGACATATTATGGCTCGAGTCATCTGCCATGGTCAGAGAAGAGAAATTCGCAAATGTTATCGCGTAGACCAGTAGCGGGACTCAATACCCTCCTATTGGCGCTCTCGATAGAGGGATCAATAAAGGGTATCAAGAAAAAAGTTTAGAGCGAGCACTCTTCCCAAAGATCCATCTGCAGAGGCTGCTGCTTAGTTTGAGGATCGATGTGAGCCTTCTTAAAAAGCTCAGATTTGATCGTTTTTTCAATTTGACCCAGATGCCCTTTTCTTTAAAAACAATCGAAGGAACAAGCTTAGGTTTGATCCCAGCTTTCTTATTCGAATGAACACGGAAAGGAGGCTTTAACCCTAAAGAATTTAGTGGGTATCAGCTTGGATATGCGACTACCTGTTTTCGGGCCCAAGGACGGACAGTAGAAAGAGCATTTTTCTTGCACTCAGAGTATTTGAATAAGAAGATGGCCTATGTGGGGCTCACCCGTCATACCCATTCAGTGAATTATTATGTTCCTAAAGACACCTGCAAAAATATGGCTCAGCTTAAATGGTCTGCTAGTAGAGAGGGTTTTAAAGGGTCCACGATCCATTATACTCACGATCTAGAGCTTGCAAAAGAAGCTGCACAAAAAGAGCGCGCAGAGAAAAGTGAAGAGCTAGGAACGAGCGATAGTTGGCTGAACGTTTCCAAGTCCATTGCGATGGATGCGAGTGCTGGGATAAAAGGGTTCTTTTATAAGAGAGCTCAGCGGATTCAAGATAAAAAGCTCGATAAAAGCTTCTATGAGTTCCAAGAAAAGGAAGAGAAAGTTTCTCTTCGCGTTCAGCGATTTGAAGAGCCTCTTAACAAAGATGAGATAACGGCTAAAGCAATCAAAGCAATAGAAAAACAAGAAGGGGAGAAAATACTCATGAAAGAGGAGCTCAAAATTAAAGAAATAGGGGAGAAATTAGAAAAAGAGAGGCAAACTAGAGCTCCCAATGAAACAGTCGCAGATCCTAACCTTAAAAAGTATTGGTCCCAGGTGTTTAAGTGCAAAGAGCTTCAAACTCTTGTTGATGCAGAAAAAGAAGGGGGACTTAAAGATCTAGAAAGCTCTAAAAGCTTTAAAAAGTGGCAAGCTGCTTGTGCTAGAAGAAACACCCTTGCCTACGAGCTTGACTCTTCTTCTAAGTCTAGCTTACATCAAAAGGCAAGAGAAGTGTTTGAGCTTCAAGCATCGAAGCATGCCTCTTATTTAAAAGAACAAGAGCTCAAGAAAAGTCCTGATTTAGGTGAGCATTTAAGGTTTAACATTGAGCCTCTTTTGAGTAGGCTCTTTCCCGATGGGCCAACCATGAAGACTGCAAGCGCTTTCCGATTCGGATCTAAGGGATCTTTTTCTGTCACCCATAGTGGAGAAAAGGCTGGACAGTTCTATGACTTTGAAAATAGAGAAGGTGGGGGAGTTTTAAAGCTCATTGAACATCGGTTAGGAATGAATCGTAAAGAATCTGTAGAATGGGCAAAAGAGTTTTTAAATATCGCTCCAAGCTTAAAGATCTCTGAGACTTTTCAAAAACCCCTTAAGGAAGAGAAAACCTTATCTAATTGGCATCCTAAAAAACCTCCTGTACATAAGCTTCCGCCAACGCTGAAAGAATTAAAATTAGACAAGCACTGGAATGAAGCGATGCGTCATGAATATCGAGATCGAGAGGGGAATCTTCTATATCAAGTCCTTAGACTTCAAGACCCCAATAACCTCTCTAAAAAGATCACCCCTCCTTTGAGTTATGGCCATTATGCGGATGAAGAAAAGCTCTCTTGGCAGCTCAAAGGTTATAAAGATGAAACGGGGAGGAATTCTCTATATGGGCTCGAAAAGCTCGATAAAAATCCCAAAGCTACGGTGGTGATCGTTGAAGGGGAAAAAGCAGCCGATTTAGGTGGAGATAAATTTCTGCAAAAAGAGAAATATGTTTGCCTTTCCTGGGCCGGAGGAGCAAGAAGTGTTTCCAAAGCTGACTGGTCTCCCTTAGAAGGGCGGAAAGTCCTTGTCTGGGGAGACAATGATGAAGCAGGAAGAAAGGCTCAAAGCGATGTATGTAAAGAGCTCAAAAAGCTAGATCATATCGCCGTTAAAGCCATTGACCATACCATGTTAAAAGAAAAAAACTTCTCTGAGAAGTGGGACTTAGCTGATCCTCTTCCAAAAAACTGCTCAGAAATGACAATTCAGATTCTTAAGGATAAAGCTGTAGAGACGATCGGAAGTTTCGATCAAATGGATCGCTTCTATGAAAAACAAGTGATCCAAGAAAAAATCGATCTTGCAGAAAAGCAAAGAATAGTGTCTGGAAAGTCAGGGCTTTACGGGATCGAGAAAGTCTTTGAAAATGAAAGGACAACCGTTGTCCTTGTTTCAAGCCCCGAAGCCGCAGATAAAGGGGCAGACCATTTTCTTATAAAAGAGGATCACGTCTGTGTTTCATGGAATGGAGGAGCTAAAGGAGCAGAGGGACATTCCCATGAAAATGAGATTGATTTTTCAGCTCTTGAAGGACGTAAAGTACTTGTTTGGGGAGATCATGATGATACTGGAAAAGAAGTCCAGAAGGATATCTGCGAGCAGCTGAAAGAATATGACAACATGGCTGTAAAGGCTGTAAACCATGATCTAATGGACCAAAAAGGCATTATTGAGGGATGGAGTCTTGCCGATGATTTTAGTAAAGCAAGTCACTGTGGATTTTATACTTGCACTTATCTTGAAAACGATGCTGACAAAGTCGTTGGAGAGTGGAGAGATATCGACGATAAATATAGAGAGTTAGATAAGGAACTGGGTCTTGATAAAGACCGGGGATTAGAGCGTTAACCCTCCTATAAGAGCTTTAAGTTTCTGATTCTCACATTTTAATCTTTCTTCCCGAGAGGTTGGCTTTTTTGCTTCAAAAGGTTTGTCAAGATTAGATAAAAACTGCTCTCTCCACTGATAGTATTGGGCTTGGCTAATCTGATAATCATTGCAGATTTCGGCAACTTTTCTCCCTTTAATCCCCTCTAGAATTGCTCGGGCTTTGGTTCTCCCATCCCATTTTCTTGGTTTCATAAACTCGTCTCCTTATTGTTTTTTTGACCAGTTTACTCTACGTTTTCCTTTATTGTCTTAATGGGGAGCAGTATAGGACCTCTTTAATCGGGCTGCTTTTGATGGAGAAAGAATCGTTATGAGATCGGGCGATGCAAGTTTTGCCATTGTACCGATTGAAGATGTTCTTCTTTTAGAAAGTTTATAGTCTGAAAAATGTCCATTTTTCCGGAAAATTCAAATTCACAAGAAAAACGACCTTCTTATTTGAGCGTGAATTGAATATTTTAATTGGGTTCGATAGATTAGATTTCTACGAGTGCTTATGTCAAAAAAGAGCTCTTAAAAAGCCATTAGAGAAGAAACACTAAAAAATGACCAGGAAAGCTCGAAAATTTAAAGAATCTTTTTTAAACTGCATGAAAGAAGATTTCTGTGGTATACTAAAGGCGGCGTTTAGGATTAGGACCATAAATTAATGAAGAAATTACCTATTGGAATTCAGAGCATACGTGAGATTTTAGAAGAAGATCAAGTGTATGTGGACAAAACAAAATTCGCTTTGAATTTAATAAAGAATGGAAAGCATTACTTTATATCTCGTCCTAGAAGATTTGGAAAGTCTTTGTTTTTGAGCACGCTTCAAGAAATTCTTAGTGGCAACAAAAAACTTTTTAAAGAATGTGCAATCTATAATAGTGAATATGATTGGGAAAAACATCCCATCATTTATTTAGATTTCTCAAAAATAGCAAATAGAACCCCTGATCAACTCGAAGCCTCATTAAAAATAAGACTAGAGATTATTGCTAAAGAGCACGATCTATCGATTATTACTACTGACATTGTAGTTGGGTTTGATACACTAATTACCGAATTATCAAATAAATATAAGAGCAAAGTGGTGGTGCTAGTCGATGAATATGACAAGCCAATTATAGACCAAATGCATGACCTTTCCATTGCGCAGCAAAACCGTGAAGTCTTAAAACAGTTCTTTGGAACATTAAAGGGATCAGATAAAAACTTAAAGTTCACCTTTATAACTGGTGTAAGTAGGTTCTCTCAAGTTTCTCTCTTTTCTGGCCTCAATAATCTAAAAAACATTACGATGGATCCAAGGTACGCCGCAGTCATGGGCTACACAGAAAAAGAGTTGAAAGAATCCTTTGCTGATTATATTCAAGATATCGTTAAAAAAAGAAAAGAACAAGGGAGTATAGTTGCAGCAAATGAAGTTCTTGGAGAGGTACGTACATGGTATAATGGGTATCGATTCACAAAAAGCGATACCTGTGTCTATAATCCTTTTTCTACTCTTAACTATATGGATGAACAAGAAGTTTCATCTTACTGGTATAGTACAGGAACTCCTTCCTTTCTGATCAATCAAGTAAAAAAGTACCCCCAGTCAGTCACGTCCTTAAGGGGAAAAGCTGTTTTAAAAAGTACACTTTCAGATATCAGTAACCTAGACCGGATCAACCTATCCGCACTCATGTTCCAAACAGGGTATTTGACCATAAAAGGCTATAATCCTGAAGAAGACTCTTACCAGCTCAATTTTCCTAATCAAGAGGTAGAGCAAGCCTTTTTTAATTCTCTTCTTGAGGAGTTTGCAGAAATTGAGCCTTTAACCATTAGAAGAGCTGCTAAAGAAATCAAACAGGATCTAGAGTTATTTAATCTCGGACCATTTGTCACTAAAATAAACACGCACTTTGCAAAAGTAGCTTATCATCTTTTTAACAAAGCGCAGGAGGGATTTTACCAAGCAATCTTTTTTACCTTCCTCGAAACCTCTGGCATTAAGACAAAAGCTGAAATGGCAACAAACATTGGTCGGATAGATCTTGTCTGTGAGATGCCTAATACAGTCTGCATCTTTGAACTCAAATTAGATAAAACGGCAGATATTGCATTCAAACAAGCAGAATCAAAGAAATATATAGAACGATACTCTCTAGATGGAAAAGACATCATGGTGATGGGAATCAATTTTAGCTCAAAATTTCGCAACATCGGTGATTGGAAAGGTATTTTATATTCTCCTGAAGGAAAGTTGATACAAGAGTTTTTGCCTAAGGCAGGGGAATAAACCACCCAAATCCAGAACGTCGGATAATAATTATTATGTTATTTAACTAATTTATTTTTAACTATTTAAGCTAAAAGCCAAGTGCGTAGTCAATCGAGAAATCAGGAAAAAGAGGTATACAAAGTCTTAAAATAAATCATTGCTCTTTAAGAAATGCTCAAGTTAAAATTAAGCACTTAAAGCTAGAAATTGTAAAAAAACATTTAAATCATATGCAAGGTTATAAAAATGTCAGTGTGTAGGCTTTGTTGCATAATTCATTGAAAGTCTTTTTGGATGGGTTTGAATCTTTCTTATTTGTCATTTTGAGCCTATGGTTTTTCGTTTTCATAAACAAAAAAATTTATAGACTCACTGACCTTAAGGCAAGAATCACATTTTCTGCAGCTATTTATGCAACAAAGCCTAAAAATAAGTGAATAAAACAAAATGTTGGAATAACATAGTTGCAGAAGAAAGAACTGCAAGCCAGAGAGATATGTTATTAGAAGACTTCATCAAAAAATCGGGACTAAAAAAGAAATCCTTTGCTCAATCGGTTGATATAAGTACGACAAATCTTTGGAAAATATTGAAGGGGATTACGCGCCCTTCGCTTAAAACGGCTCAGAAAATTGAGGAGTTCACCGAAGGAAAGGTTTCTAGGCAGGAGCTTTTATTTGGTAAGAGCAGGAAAGGTGTGCAATTAAAACCATCAATCGAGAAGCGTGTTTCTGAACTGGAAAAGCGCATTAAGAAATTAGAAACCCAAGCAGAGTATTCATGAGGAAGTGCACGCTTCTTTTTTTCATAATTGAGACTGTAGTATTTGCTGCAGGAGATTGCTATTGTTCTCAGTGCGGGCATGCTAATCCAGAGTACGAAACGAAATGTAATTTCTGCGGAAAATCAAAATAGTTTTAAAAAAATAAGTTATTAATTACTGTAAGTTCAGATGTGCATTTAAATAAGTATAGTTTTGAGACTGACAAAAAAACTGTTTTTTATTTCCTTAATATTCCAAATTCCTTTCCTAGGGGCCCTAGAGACTAATTCTTCCAGAATTGAAAAACTCGAAAAAGAAATAGAAGTTTTAAGAGAAGACCTTCGCACTATGATGGTCAGTCAAGCACGTCCAAGTGCAAATCCCGGAGTGATGAGAGACGAATGGTTTTTAACCATCGAACCTCTTTATTGGCACCAGCGCACAAATGGAACGGCATTTGCTTATAGCAATAGCACACTTTTAACAAGTGTTCCGTTGAATGGCAGAACTAAGGATATTGATTTTGGGTGGTCTTGGGGGGTGCGTATTGGCAGTGGCAAGAATGTTACTTTTGATCAGTGGGATGTTTATGCATCTTTTGTTTATTACCAGAATCATGCATCTGGGAAATCTCGTGGAGGCCAAAACAGTGTTTTGATTCCTCTTCGTGGTTCTGTAATTACACAAACAGGCGTTGGATTCGCGAAGGCGACATATGATCTCGATTTTTATAATATCGATTTGGAATTAGGGCGTCATTACTATGTAAGTGAAAGGCTTTCCTTTCGCCTATTTATTGGTCTCAAAAATGCCTGGATTGATCAATATCAAACGGTTCGGTATACAGGAGGGTCTTTAGGAAATAATTCTGCGCATATCAATGATGATTGTGAATATTGGGGAATAGGGCTTAGAGGGGGAGTAAACTCTAAATGGCATCTCTTGGATGGATGGTATTTTGGAGGGCTTTTTTCAGGAGCAATTCTTTATGGATTTTATGATATTGAACATAGAGAAAAGGTAACGCCTAGTCCTCGCGATAAAATCCATCTGGAGGATAACAAACACCGGTTTGTTCCAATGGTTCAGTGGCGCTTAGGCATTGGGCATGGAAGATACTTCAATCAGAAGGAGTATTACCTTGATCTCGGAGTTTATTACGAGGGAATGTATTGGTGGCGACAAAATCAAATGCTTAGAGTCTATGAATATTCAGCGCTCAGATACGACAACTATTCTGAGGATCTTACGATGCATGGCCTGACATTTTCAGGGCGACTATATTTCTAAGCGATACTGAAGTCATGATACTCTCGGTCTAGAAGGCGAGAAGATAAGGAAACAGCACTGATTTCAATGGGCAATGGTTCGTTTTTTAGAAGGGTGACTAATGCACTGCTCTCCTTCCCCACAACACCAATTTCTACAGTTCCATCTAAAAGATTTTTGACATATCCCTTAAGACCTAGGTGATCAGCATGTTTTTTCGTTTTTGCACGAAAAAAGACCCCCTGAACTGTTCCACTAACAATGAGAATGGTTAAAATTTGTTTGTTCCCAGTCATAGTTATTGATGAGGGTTTCTATCTCAGTGAGTTTTTTTGTACGGTTCAACGATTCACGCAATTTTTTTGTCCCTGTCCCATTTCTGAGGTACCAACAGCCAACACGTCTCATATCAAGAAGAGCTTTACGATCGGTTTGATACGCTGCAGTATAGGCAAGATGGTTTAAAAGTGTTTCTTTTACATCAGGAATAAAAGGAGAGAGGCCTTGATCAAGACGTCGTACATCTTCAGCAATCCAAGGTTTTCCAAAGGTTCCTCGCGAAATGAGAATTGCATCGCATCCAGTATGTTTAAAAAGAGCAAGACCAGCCTCAGCATCAAATACGTCGCCATTTCCGATAACTTTAATAGAGGTAGCTGCCTGTTTTGCGGCTTTAATATGGTCCCAGTTTGCTCTACCTGTATATTTCTGTTGCCTTGTTCTTCCATGGATTGAGATTGCTTGAGCACCGGCTTGCTCTGCTATCTTTGTAATAAGAGAGGCGTTGATACTCTCATCGTCCCAACCAGCGCGGATCTTCACAGTAACAGGAATATCGACAGCTGCAACCATGTTGGCAATAACCAAGCCGATGAGCTCTGGATTTTTTAACATTCCACTTCCGCTTCCATCTTTGGTGATTTTATCCACGGGGCAGCCACAGTTGAGATCAACAACATCGAAGCCAAGCTCTTCAATAATACGAGCTGTGGGTCCTGCAAGCTGGGGTTTACTGCCACAGAGCTGGCCGCCAATCGGGCGCATTGAAGGGTCGTAGTCTAAAAGATGATACGTGGAGGGTTCGTGGCGGATGAGGGCATCCATTTTCACCATTTCGCAGAACATTAGTCCCGGTTTGAAGAGAGATGCCATCTGTCTAAAAGGATAGTCGGAACAACCAGCAAGAGGAGAAAAAAAGACGTTTGCTGGAAGGGTGAGCTTCCCTAGTTTAATCGGCTTTACATGCTTTTTCATATCATCATGATCAGAAGGCGTGTGATCAGATACTCGAGAAACTGAAGGAGAAAGAACCCGATAATTGGGCTTAAATCTAAAACGCCACCAATGGGAGGAATGAAACGTCTAAAGATATTAAGGTAGGGATCCGTGTAGTGGGAAAGGAAGCGGAAAATGGAAGTCTGTTGAAAGCTTGGAAACCAGGACCCAAAGATCCTCATAATGAGCATCAGAGAGTAAACCGTGAATAATAGTCGAACCGCTGAAATTGCATATGCCATAGTACTATGGTAACATCAAAATGAAAAAATTTCCATCCTTTTGTTTTTCTAGCGATTCCTTTACTATAGACCCATGGAAGTTATTGGAATTCACAAAGAAGATTCAAATATCCGCATTGCCTGTATCTCACAGGTCAATGGAGAAGTGTCTATAGAATTTTTGGAAAAGCAAAGGGATGCATTTTTTTCTAAAAAGGACCCTTATATCGTTACGGGAATTGAAGGACAAGATCTCCTCCTCCGGCGACTGAAAACTCCCTTAAAAAAACAGCGAGCTCTTCACAAAACGCTTCCTTTTCAGTTAGAAGCGTTGATCCCTTACCAGCTCGATGAAGTCGTTGTCAAACCCATTTACATTCCTAGTAGCAAAGAGACTGAAGCGCTCTTTTTCGCCGTTTCAAAGAAAAACCTTGAAAGTCATATTTCGTTGCATCAAGAAGAAGGATTTTCTCCGGAGTGGGTATCCGCTATTCCAATGGCTCTTTCCCGCTTTGCTTCCTTTACTTGTCCGGAGAGTTCAACTCTTGTTGTATTTCATATTGGATTAACAAAGATTCAAATTGTTTCTCAACGAGAAGGTAAAATATTATCTCATCTGACCCTTCACATGGGTTCAATTGACCTTGGAAAGGGTATGAATCAGAAGGCAGTTGCAAAACTCAAGAGAGAAGTTGATCGTGCCCTTTGTTTTCTTGCTCATAAGGAAGAAGGAAATGAGGATCGAAAAGTTCTTTTTTGTGGGGAAATGTCTGTAGAGATAGAAGCGCTACTGTCTAAGGAACAGGGTTTAGTTCCAGTTCATGGAAATGGAAGAGGAGGTTTTTCATGGGATATGGTGAGTCCATTTGCTATCCCGGTTGGGCTTGCTTTAGACTCTCTTAAAAATGATCAGATGAGCATTCAATTTCTCCAAGGGGATTATGTTTCAAAACGGTGTATGCAAACCTTAAAACGAAAAATGCTTCGCGGGATGTACGTAGCGGCGGCATTGTTTTTAACTGCAACGATTGCTTCTCAATTATTCTTTTCTAAAAAAGAAAAAATCTTATTGGAACATGTTGAATCTCTCGCAGAAAGATATGAAGAAGACCTTCCTAAGTTGCACCACATAGACAAAAAAGAAAATCTTAAGGAAGTCATGGAAGATATCCATCATGTTCTTCGTGCAACCAAAGGTAAGGAGAACTATTTTGCATCCCCACCACTGGTTAGTGATTTGCTTGCTTTTTTATCGACCCATCCACTCCTGGAAGGCATTGAACTCACTCAAATCGATTATGAACTAAAAAAATATCCCACTATTGAGAAACCAAAAGAGGTTTATCTTCCTAAAGTACGTGTTTCATTTACAACGCCTGTGGCGAAAAAAGCGCGTGCATTCCATGATGCCATTGTAGAAAATGAAGCAATTGTAAACGGAAGTGAGGAAATAGACTGGAAAAGAAATGATGATCACTATGAAGTTGCCTTTTACCTTCGCACTTAAACTCCCATTTAATCGTCTGATTCAGAATAGAAGTTTTGTATTTGGAATATATTTTCTCTGCTTATTGCCGACCTTGTTAACACTTTTTTCTATTCTGGATAAAAATGAACAGTTCAAAGAAATGAAGGTTGAGGTTGATTGTTTAGCGATAAAAATGGAGAGGGTCAAAGAACTCCAGAAAGATCGAAATGCCTTTTTTAAGACTTATAGTGCTGTTGACCATTATTATGTCGACCATGCCATTGAATCCATGCAGTTCCTATCCCCTGAAATAGAGGCGCTTTATCTTGTTATGAATAACCCTGCATTTGAATCCTGCGACGATATTAAGCAAAGGCTCGACAGTTTAACAAAGGGTAACAATCAATTTATTTTCTCCGAAGGAAATCGAAGAACAGGTGATCAAATTGAAGAACTAGAACTATCGCAGAAACGTCCGGTTGAATTAAATAGTCACGATCTCTGGCGCGTATTAACAGCTGTTGAAGGGGTGTCTATTGGAGAGCTTGAGCCCCCAAAAGGGCGCCCACAAATCATTACAAAACGGTTTCACTTGAATAAGAAAAAACTAGCTGAAAGAGAGACATATCAATTAGAAATGCAATTAATAAAGAGAGATAAAATTTTATGAGAACTGTATTTGAAAATAAGAAAATTAGGTTGCTTTCTCTATCTTTATTGATTTCCCTAGGGTTATTGACTGGGTGCGGGAGCCATCGAAAGGAAAACCAGGATAAACTTACAAGTATCCAGGTTATTGATCGAAATGGGTTCAAAGAAACAATTAGTTCTGCCGATCGCTTATCCATGTACGAGAAAACAAACTTTTTAGCTCCACAACCCTATGAAAAAGTCACTCGGATGTTTGGGCGGAGTGAAAATGGAAAAACCATTTCAAAACTGACGACATATCATGAAAATGGGGAGATTTGGCAGTATTTAGAAGTTGTAAATGGTAGGGCTTGTGGGATCTATCGAGAATGGCACGATAATGGAAACCTTCGTTTAGACGTTGTTGTCATTGAGGGACTTGGTGACTTAAGCGGAAATGCTCAAAAAGGATGGGTTTTTGATGGGGTTTCAAAAGTTTGGGATTCTGCAGGGCGCCTTCAAGCTAAAATTTATTATGAAAAAGGGAAGTTGCAGGGGAATTCCTATTATTATCATCGCAATGGTATTGTGGGAAAGATGATCCCTTACGAAGTTGATCGAATTGATGGAGATCTTCTTTATTATAATGAGCAAGGGCAAGTGATTGGAAAGACTCCATACTCGAAAGGAAAGCGTCAAGGGATTGCAATATTTAAAGGAGACAAACAACAACCACCTTACTCAGAAGAATATAGAGACGATCTTTTGATTAACGCAACCTATCATAACTTTTCCGGAAAAATAATTGGAAAAATTGAACATGGCAATGGCAAGCAGGCCGTTTTTTTAAATGGGATACTTCACTCTATTCGGGAGTATCGCAATGGGATTCCAGAGGGGGAAGTCCAGATATTTAATAAGAGAGGAGACTTGACTACCCTGTTTCATACTAAAGAGGGAATGAAACATGGTGAGGAATGGATTTATTTCACTTCTTTTGAGGAAGAAAAAACCAAACCA
The window above is part of the Candidatus Neptunochlamydia sp. REUL1 genome. Proteins encoded here:
- a CDS encoding DUF6371 domain-containing protein; translated protein: MNKKMAYVGLTRHTHSVNYYVPKDTCKNMAQLKWSASREGFKGSTIHYTHDLELAKEAAQKERAEKSEELGTSDSWLNVSKSIAMDASAGIKGFFYKRAQRIQDKKLDKSFYEFQEKEEKVSLRVQRFEEPLNKDEITAKAIKAIEKQEGEKILMKEELKIKEIGEKLEKERQTRAPNETVADPNLKKYWSQVFKCKELQTLVDAEKEGGLKDLESSKSFKKWQAACARRNTLAYELDSSSKSSLHQKAREVFELQASKHASYLKEQELKKSPDLGEHLRFNIEPLLSRLFPDGPTMKTASAFRFGSKGSFSVTHSGEKAGQFYDFENREGGGVLKLIEHRLGMNRKESVEWAKEFLNIAPSLKISETFQKPLKEEKTLSNWHPKKPPVHKLPPTLKELKLDKHWNEAMRHEYRDREGNLLYQVLRLQDPNNLSKKITPPLSYGHYADEEKLSWQLKGYKDETGRNSLYGLEKLDKNPKATVVIVEGEKAADLGGDKFLQKEKYVCLSWAGGARSVSKADWSPLEGRKVLVWGDNDEAGRKAQSDVCKELKKLDHIAVKAIDHTMLKEKNFSEKWDLADPLPKNCSEMTIQILKDKAVETIGSFDQMDRFYEKQVIQEKIDLAEKQRIVSGKSGLYGIEKVFENERTTVVLVSSPEAADKGADHFLIKEDHVCVSWNGGAKGAEGHSHENEIDFSALEGRKVLVWGDHDDTGKEVQKDICEQLKEYDNMAVKAVNHDLMDQKGIIEGWSLADDFSKASHCGFYTCTYLENDADKVVGEWRDIDDKYRELDKELGLDKDRGLER
- a CDS encoding transposase, with product MKPRKWDGRTKARAILEGIKGRKVAEICNDYQISQAQYYQWREQFLSNLDKPFEAKKPTSREERLKCENQKLKALIGGLTL
- a CDS encoding ATP-binding protein, producing MKKLPIGIQSIREILEEDQVYVDKTKFALNLIKNGKHYFISRPRRFGKSLFLSTLQEILSGNKKLFKECAIYNSEYDWEKHPIIYLDFSKIANRTPDQLEASLKIRLEIIAKEHDLSIITTDIVVGFDTLITELSNKYKSKVVVLVDEYDKPIIDQMHDLSIAQQNREVLKQFFGTLKGSDKNLKFTFITGVSRFSQVSLFSGLNNLKNITMDPRYAAVMGYTEKELKESFADYIQDIVKKRKEQGSIVAANEVLGEVRTWYNGYRFTKSDTCVYNPFSTLNYMDEQEVSSYWYSTGTPSFLINQVKKYPQSVTSLRGKAVLKSTLSDISNLDRINLSALMFQTGYLTIKGYNPEEDSYQLNFPNQEVEQAFFNSLLEEFAEIEPLTIRRAAKEIKQDLELFNLGPFVTKINTHFAKVAYHLFNKAQEGFYQAIFFTFLETSGIKTKAEMATNIGRIDLVCEMPNTVCIFELKLDKTADIAFKQAESKKYIERYSLDGKDIMVMGINFSSKFRNIGDWKGILYSPEGKLIQEFLPKAGE
- a CDS encoding helix-turn-helix domain-containing protein — its product is MLLEDFIKKSGLKKKSFAQSVDISTTNLWKILKGITRPSLKTAQKIEEFTEGKVSRQELLFGKSRKGVQLKPSIEKRVSELEKRIKKLETQAEYS
- a CDS encoding Lpg1974 family pore-forming outer membrane protein, giving the protein MMVSQARPSANPGVMRDEWFLTIEPLYWHQRTNGTAFAYSNSTLLTSVPLNGRTKDIDFGWSWGVRIGSGKNVTFDQWDVYASFVYYQNHASGKSRGGQNSVLIPLRGSVITQTGVGFAKATYDLDFYNIDLELGRHYYVSERLSFRLFIGLKNAWIDQYQTVRYTGGSLGNNSAHINDDCEYWGIGLRGGVNSKWHLLDGWYFGGLFSGAILYGFYDIEHREKVTPSPRDKIHLEDNKHRFVPMVQWRLGIGHGRYFNQKEYYLDLGVYYEGMYWWRQNQMLRVYEYSALRYDNYSEDLTMHGLTFSGRLYF
- a CDS encoding acylphosphatase, producing MTGNKQILTILIVSGTVQGVFFRAKTKKHADHLGLKGYVKNLLDGTVEIGVVGKESSALVTLLKNEPLPIEISAVSLSSRLLDREYHDFSIA
- the dusB gene encoding tRNA dihydrouridine synthase DusB — protein: MKKHVKPIKLGKLTLPANVFFSPLAGCSDYPFRQMASLFKPGLMFCEMVKMDALIRHEPSTYHLLDYDPSMRPIGGQLCGSKPQLAGPTARIIEELGFDVVDLNCGCPVDKITKDGSGSGMLKNPELIGLVIANMVAAVDIPVTVKIRAGWDDESINASLITKIAEQAGAQAISIHGRTRQQKYTGRANWDHIKAAKQAATSIKVIGNGDVFDAEAGLALFKHTGCDAILISRGTFGKPWIAEDVRRLDQGLSPFIPDVKETLLNHLAYTAAYQTDRKALLDMRRVGCWYLRNGTGTKKLRESLNRTKKLTEIETLINNYDWEQTNFNHSHC
- a CDS encoding YggT family protein, translating into MAYAISAVRLLFTVYSLMLIMRIFGSWFPSFQQTSIFRFLSHYTDPYLNIFRRFIPPIGGVLDLSPIIGFFLLQFLEYLITRLLIMMI
- a CDS encoding toxin-antitoxin system YwqK family antitoxin, which encodes MRTVFENKKIRLLSLSLLISLGLLTGCGSHRKENQDKLTSIQVIDRNGFKETISSADRLSMYEKTNFLAPQPYEKVTRMFGRSENGKTISKLTTYHENGEIWQYLEVVNGRACGIYREWHDNGNLRLDVVVIEGLGDLSGNAQKGWVFDGVSKVWDSAGRLQAKIYYEKGKLQGNSYYYHRNGIVGKMIPYEVDRIDGDLLYYNEQGQVIGKTPYSKGKRQGIAIFKGDKQQPPYSEEYRDDLLINATYHNFSGKIIGKIEHGNGKQAVFLNGILHSIREYRNGIPEGEVQIFNKRGDLTTLFHTKEGMKHGEEWIYFTSFEEEKTKPKLYIEWVQDGIQGICRTWYPTGNLESEREIRDNKRHGICSAWYQDGSLMMIEEYENDQLRRGTYMKRREKTPVSTVENGEGTVTLYDSEGVFVKRALYHKGLPVDEL